In a single window of the Amycolatopsis sp. cg5 genome:
- a CDS encoding glycosyltransferase family 2 protein yields the protein MSTVVIVTWRGLGHLAACLDAVAAQDRPHRTLVIDNGSSDGTARLLAEHPSKPRTLRLSSNKGYAGALAAALSIVDTPFMAWLNDDAEPARDWLGALEDTLAKAPEAAAAGSRLERPDGSPQSLGVRLTADGHGADLTEPAPDVFGFCGGAVLLRTDVLREIGGVPAEFFCYYEDTDTAWRLRLAGWDIRQVATARVVHLHGASTAPGSPRFHRWNERNRLLMLLRCAPAGVAVRQLVKFAVLTAVLPFRGEPEAPNFRLTLRLSVLAAILTRLPSTLRARRDIAAGATLDRGEVWAAWAGS from the coding sequence GTGAGCACTGTCGTGATCGTCACCTGGCGCGGCCTCGGCCACCTCGCGGCCTGCCTCGACGCGGTGGCGGCCCAAGACCGTCCACATAGGACACTAGTGATCGACAACGGTTCGTCGGACGGCACCGCGCGACTGCTCGCCGAGCACCCGTCGAAGCCGCGAACACTGCGCCTGAGCAGCAACAAGGGCTACGCGGGCGCGCTCGCCGCCGCTTTGTCCATTGTGGACACACCGTTCATGGCCTGGCTGAACGACGACGCCGAACCGGCGCGCGACTGGCTCGGCGCGCTGGAGGACACGCTCGCGAAGGCGCCGGAGGCCGCCGCCGCCGGATCACGCCTGGAACGTCCCGACGGCTCGCCGCAGTCGCTCGGCGTCCGGCTCACCGCCGACGGCCACGGCGCGGACCTCACCGAACCGGCGCCGGACGTCTTCGGCTTCTGTGGCGGCGCCGTCCTGCTCCGCACGGACGTGCTGCGCGAGATCGGCGGCGTCCCCGCCGAGTTCTTCTGCTACTACGAGGACACCGACACGGCATGGCGGCTGCGGCTCGCCGGCTGGGACATCCGGCAGGTCGCGACCGCCAGGGTCGTCCACCTGCACGGAGCGAGCACCGCGCCGGGTTCGCCGCGATTCCACCGCTGGAACGAGCGAAACCGCCTGCTCATGCTGCTGCGCTGCGCCCCGGCGGGCGTCGCCGTCAGGCAGCTCGTGAAGTTCGCCGTGCTCACCGCCGTGCTCCCGTTCCGAGGGGAACCCGAGGCGCCGAACTTCCGTCTCACGCTCCGCCTCAGCGTCCTCGCGGCGATCTTGACCAGGTTGCCGTCGACGCTGCGGGCCCGGCGCGACATTGCGGCCGGTGCAACACTCGACCGAGGCGAGGTTTGGGCCGCCTGGGCAGGGAGTTAA
- a CDS encoding glycosyltransferase family 4 protein, with amino-acid sequence MPELVVIAEQLLAPVPGGTGRYTRELLRALAETAPPGWSVSSVVARHPDVTAARVDGVDGPHRLPLPPRALIGAWQLGMPWWRGDAVHAPTPLAPARAKRGRTLSVTVHDTVPWTHPETLTPRGVAWHQAMIARAARRASALVVPTEAVARELAARVALDAPVRVAGHGVTEWPLATGLDLPKRYVLAVGTIEPRKGIDVLIEAMSRFDAPPLLLAGQQGWGGVDPERLAADRDVKLRVLGKLSDADLGEVLWRASALAVPSLAEGFGLPLLEAMAAGVPVIHSDAPALVEVAGGAGRVTPRGDADALAFALAEVLETPWLAREMCVRGLKRADEFSWERAALAVWDIHQNHGS; translated from the coding sequence GTGCCCGAACTCGTCGTCATCGCGGAGCAGCTGCTCGCGCCAGTGCCAGGTGGCACCGGGCGCTACACCCGCGAGCTGCTGCGCGCGCTGGCCGAGACCGCGCCGCCGGGCTGGTCGGTGTCGAGCGTGGTCGCGCGGCACCCGGACGTCACCGCCGCGCGGGTCGACGGCGTCGACGGCCCGCACCGGCTGCCGCTGCCGCCGCGTGCGCTGATCGGCGCCTGGCAGCTGGGGATGCCCTGGTGGCGGGGTGACGCCGTGCACGCGCCGACCCCGCTGGCGCCCGCTCGCGCCAAGCGCGGCCGGACGCTTTCGGTGACCGTGCACGACACGGTGCCGTGGACCCATCCCGAGACACTCACCCCGCGCGGCGTTGCCTGGCATCAGGCGATGATCGCGCGAGCCGCCCGCCGGGCGTCCGCGCTGGTCGTCCCCACCGAGGCGGTCGCACGCGAGCTGGCCGCACGCGTCGCGCTGGACGCCCCGGTGCGCGTCGCCGGGCACGGGGTGACCGAGTGGCCGCTGGCGACCGGCCTGGACCTGCCGAAGCGATACGTGCTGGCCGTCGGCACCATCGAGCCCCGCAAGGGCATCGACGTGCTGATCGAGGCGATGAGCCGGTTCGACGCCCCGCCGCTGCTGCTCGCCGGGCAGCAGGGCTGGGGCGGCGTCGACCCCGAGCGGTTGGCGGCCGATCGCGACGTCAAGCTCCGGGTGCTCGGGAAGCTTTCCGACGCCGACCTGGGCGAGGTGCTGTGGCGGGCGAGCGCGCTGGCCGTGCCGAGCCTCGCCGAGGGCTTCGGGCTCCCGCTGCTCGAGGCGATGGCCGCGGGCGTCCCGGTGATCCATTCCGACGCGCCCGCGCTGGTCGAGGTCGCAGGCGGGGCAGGCCGCGTCACACCGAGGGGTGACGCCGACGCGCTGGCGTTCGCGCTGGCAGAGGTGCTGGAGACGCCGTGGCTGGCCAGGGAGATGTGCGTGCGCGGGCTGAAACGGGCCGACGAGTTCTCGTGGGAACGCGCCGCGCTCGCGGTATGGGACATCCACCAGAATCATGGTTCTTGA
- a CDS encoding glycosyltransferase family 4 protein, with product MLIDATAVPADRGGVGRYVDSLVAALDADGAALTVVCQPRDLALFDQLAPNTRIVPASQATSTRTARLTWEQTTLPRLIRRLGVDVVHSPHYTLPLANPVASVVTLHDATFFTDAVLHSSVKARFFRAWTSTALRRASLCIVPSVATADELAKVARAKVSSLEIIQHGVDVERFHPPSPEEVAAARAAIGLGSTPYVAFLGALEPRKNVPALIRGFARAVASRPSPPALVLAGQPGWDSQVEKALDAVPHRFRVIRAGYLPFGTLAGFLGGAELVAYPSLGEGFGLPVLEAMACGACVLTTRRLSLPEVGGDAVAYCGVGAGDVAAAISELLDDPSRRAVLAEAAQLRAKEFSWATSAERHREAYEKASGRNLSRLG from the coding sequence ATCCTGATCGATGCGACCGCAGTCCCCGCGGACCGGGGTGGCGTCGGTCGTTACGTGGATTCGCTCGTCGCGGCGCTCGACGCGGACGGCGCCGCCCTCACCGTCGTCTGCCAGCCCCGTGACCTGGCCCTTTTCGACCAGCTCGCGCCGAACACGCGGATCGTGCCGGCCTCGCAGGCCACCTCGACCCGCACCGCGCGGCTCACCTGGGAGCAGACCACACTGCCCAGGCTGATCCGCAGGCTCGGCGTCGACGTCGTCCACTCACCGCACTACACGCTGCCGCTGGCCAACCCGGTCGCCTCCGTCGTCACCCTGCACGACGCCACCTTCTTCACCGACGCGGTCCTCCACTCCTCGGTCAAGGCCCGCTTCTTCCGCGCCTGGACCTCGACGGCGCTGCGCCGCGCGTCGCTCTGCATCGTGCCCAGCGTCGCGACGGCCGACGAGCTGGCGAAGGTCGCGCGCGCGAAGGTCTCCAGCCTGGAGATCATCCAGCACGGAGTCGACGTCGAACGCTTCCATCCGCCGTCGCCGGAGGAGGTGGCCGCGGCCCGTGCGGCCATCGGGCTGGGCTCGACGCCGTACGTCGCGTTCCTGGGCGCCTTGGAGCCCCGCAAGAACGTCCCCGCGCTCATCCGCGGCTTCGCCCGCGCGGTCGCTTCGCGGCCGTCACCGCCCGCTCTGGTGCTGGCCGGGCAGCCGGGCTGGGACTCCCAGGTCGAAAAGGCACTGGACGCGGTCCCGCACCGGTTTCGGGTGATTCGTGCCGGTTATCTGCCGTTCGGCACCTTGGCCGGCTTCCTTGGCGGGGCTGAACTGGTCGCGTATCCGAGCCTGGGTGAGGGTTTCGGGCTGCCCGTGCTGGAGGCGATGGCCTGCGGGGCTTGTGTGCTCACGACCCGCCGTCTGTCGCTGCCCGAGGTCGGCGGAGACGCCGTGGCGTATTGCGGGGTCGGCGCGGGCGATGTCGCCGCCGCGATCTCGGAGCTGCTCGACGATCCGTCACGGCGCGCGGTGCTCGCGGAGGCCGCGCAGTTGCGCGCGAAGGAGTTCTCGTGGGCGACTTCGGCGGAACGTCACCGTGAAGCCTATGAGAAGGCGTCGGGGCGGAATCTCAGCCGATTGGGTTGA
- a CDS encoding glycosyltransferase family 2 protein, with amino-acid sequence MTQDSRYGDRLAVVTVTYFPGETLERFLDTLEKATDREVQVVVADNASTDGAPEKAGQRENVKLLSLGENLGYGTAANRGIAALDDSFGWVAVVNPDLEWEPGSLDALVEVAQRWPRGGAFGPLIHDQDGTVYPSARLLPSLGRGIGHAVFGKVWPGNPWTREYRQENAAPTERTAGWLSGSCQLFRREAFESVNGFDTRYFMYFEDVDLGDRLARKGWLNVYAPSSSVMHIGGHATKQASAKMLAAHHVSAYRYLADRHQGLLWKPVLAVIKAGLKLRLKVATRKES; translated from the coding sequence GTGACTCAGGATTCCCGCTATGGTGACCGGCTCGCCGTCGTGACCGTTACGTACTTCCCCGGTGAGACGCTCGAGCGGTTCCTGGACACACTCGAAAAGGCGACCGACCGCGAAGTGCAGGTCGTCGTCGCCGACAACGCGTCGACCGACGGCGCGCCGGAAAAGGCCGGGCAGCGGGAGAACGTCAAGCTGCTGAGCCTCGGCGAAAACCTCGGCTACGGCACGGCCGCCAACCGCGGTATCGCCGCGCTCGACGACAGCTTCGGCTGGGTGGCCGTGGTGAACCCGGACCTCGAATGGGAACCGGGCTCGCTCGACGCGCTGGTCGAGGTCGCCCAGCGGTGGCCTCGCGGCGGCGCGTTCGGCCCGCTCATCCACGACCAGGACGGCACCGTCTACCCGTCGGCCCGGCTGCTGCCGTCACTCGGACGAGGGATCGGACACGCCGTCTTCGGCAAGGTCTGGCCCGGCAACCCGTGGACACGCGAGTACCGGCAGGAGAACGCCGCGCCGACCGAGCGGACCGCGGGCTGGCTGTCCGGCTCGTGCCAGCTGTTCCGGCGTGAGGCGTTCGAGTCCGTGAACGGCTTCGACACCCGCTACTTCATGTACTTCGAGGACGTCGACCTCGGCGATCGCCTGGCACGCAAGGGCTGGCTGAACGTCTACGCGCCGTCGTCCAGCGTGATGCACATCGGCGGCCACGCGACCAAGCAGGCTTCGGCGAAGATGCTGGCCGCGCACCACGTCAGCGCCTACCGGTACCTCGCGGACCGGCACCAGGGCCTGCTCTGGAAGCCGGTGCTCGCGGTCATCAAGGCCGGGCTCAAGCTGCGCCTGAAGGTCGCCACCCGCAAAGAGTCGTGA
- a CDS encoding sugar phosphate nucleotidyltransferase, with product MSELGVDAVVLVGGKGTRLRPLTLSAPKPMLPTAGTPFLSHLLSRIKAAGITHVVLGTSYRAEVFQDYFGDGSALGLEIEYVVEDVPLDTAGAIRNVYDRLRADDAVIFNGDILSGADLGALVGTHRESGADVTLHLQRVEDPSRFGSVPTDENGRVLEFLEKTPNPPTDQINAGCYVFRRSVIESIPAGRPVSVERETFPRLLASGAHVHGFVDSSYWLDVGTPEAFVLGSADLVRGLAPTSALPGPVGEALLIDGAKVADDAVLTGGSTIGAGAVVGAGARVSGSVVFDGASIADSAVVERSVLGAGAKVGAGAVLRGVVLGDGASVGAGCELLDGARVWPGFELPDGSVRFSSDA from the coding sequence TTGTCCGAGTTGGGTGTCGATGCGGTCGTGCTGGTCGGTGGCAAGGGAACCCGGCTGCGGCCGCTGACCTTGTCGGCGCCGAAGCCGATGCTGCCGACGGCGGGCACGCCGTTCCTGTCCCACCTGCTCTCCCGCATCAAGGCCGCCGGGATCACCCACGTGGTGCTCGGCACGTCCTACCGGGCCGAGGTGTTCCAGGACTACTTCGGTGACGGCTCCGCGCTGGGGCTCGAGATCGAGTACGTGGTCGAGGACGTGCCGCTGGACACCGCGGGCGCCATCCGCAACGTCTACGACCGCCTGCGCGCCGACGACGCGGTGATCTTCAACGGCGACATCCTCTCCGGCGCCGACCTGGGCGCGCTGGTCGGCACGCATCGCGAGTCGGGCGCGGACGTGACGTTGCACCTGCAGCGGGTCGAGGACCCCAGCCGGTTCGGCTCGGTGCCCACCGACGAGAACGGGCGGGTGCTGGAGTTCCTGGAGAAGACGCCGAATCCGCCGACCGACCAGATCAACGCCGGGTGCTACGTGTTCCGGCGCTCGGTGATCGAGTCGATTCCCGCCGGGCGCCCGGTTTCGGTGGAGCGCGAGACGTTCCCGCGGCTGCTGGCCTCCGGCGCGCACGTGCACGGTTTCGTCGACTCGTCGTACTGGCTGGACGTCGGCACCCCCGAGGCGTTCGTGCTGGGTTCGGCCGACCTCGTGCGCGGCCTCGCGCCGACGTCCGCGCTGCCCGGCCCGGTCGGCGAGGCGCTGCTGATCGACGGCGCCAAGGTCGCCGACGACGCCGTGCTGACCGGCGGATCGACGATCGGCGCGGGCGCCGTCGTCGGCGCCGGTGCGCGGGTGAGCGGCTCGGTGGTCTTCGACGGCGCGTCGATCGCGGACAGCGCCGTCGTCGAGCGGTCGGTGCTGGGCGCGGGAGCCAAGGTCGGCGCCGGCGCGGTGCTGCGTGGCGTCGTGCTGGGCGACGGCGCCTCGGTCGGCGCGGGCTGCGAGCTGCTCGACGGCGCCCGCGTCTGGCCCGGATTCGAGCTGCCGGACGGATCCGTCCGCTTTTCGAGCGACGCGTAG
- a CDS encoding DNA-3-methyladenine glycosylase, producing the protein MRWRPSYELDLARVLAPLRRGASSPNLVRDAAGTWWYATNTPDGGGTLALRRRADGEIEAAAWGPGADRLLDGLPALLGADDDPRDFVAHHDIIAQARRGMPGLRLGSTGRVWDSLVLAILEQKVAGKEAIRSWKELCRWFGEPAPGPVPAGLRVPPSPKAVLSIVDWKWHRAGVDSTRRGTLIRAARVSSGLERAAELRGVEGRTLLRKLPGIGVWTAAEVAQRAWGDPDAVSFGDYNIPTLVGHALLGTELDDRGMHAVLAPYAPHRQRAIRYLMAAGVSAPRRGPRIELRDYRAM; encoded by the coding sequence ATGCGCTGGCGGCCGTCGTACGAACTGGACCTGGCGAGGGTACTGGCGCCACTGCGCCGGGGCGCCTCCTCGCCGAACCTGGTTCGCGACGCCGCAGGCACCTGGTGGTACGCGACGAACACCCCCGACGGCGGCGGCACACTCGCGCTGCGCCGCCGCGCCGACGGCGAGATCGAGGCCGCGGCCTGGGGCCCCGGCGCGGACCGGCTGCTCGACGGCCTGCCCGCCTTGCTCGGCGCCGACGACGATCCACGGGACTTCGTCGCCCACCACGACATCATCGCCCAGGCGCGACGCGGCATGCCCGGCCTGCGGCTCGGCTCGACCGGGCGAGTCTGGGACAGCCTGGTGCTCGCCATCCTCGAGCAGAAGGTCGCTGGCAAGGAGGCCATCCGCTCCTGGAAGGAACTCTGCCGCTGGTTCGGCGAGCCGGCGCCCGGCCCCGTCCCGGCGGGCCTGCGCGTCCCGCCCAGCCCGAAGGCCGTTCTCTCCATTGTGGACTGGAAGTGGCATCGAGCCGGTGTGGACAGCACCCGGCGCGGCACGCTGATCCGGGCCGCGCGGGTCTCCAGTGGACTGGAACGCGCCGCCGAACTGCGTGGTGTGGAAGGAAGAACCCTGCTCCGGAAGCTGCCGGGCATCGGCGTCTGGACGGCCGCCGAGGTCGCGCAGCGCGCCTGGGGCGACCCGGACGCGGTCAGCTTCGGCGACTACAACATCCCGACTCTGGTCGGCCACGCGCTGCTCGGCACCGAACTCGACGACCGCGGCATGCACGCCGTGCTCGCCCCTTACGCGCCGCACCGTCAGCGCGCCATCCGCTACCTCATGGCCGCGGGCGTCTCCGCGCCGCGCCGGGGCCCGCGCATCGAACTACGCGACTACCGCGCGATGTAA
- a CDS encoding GntR family transcriptional regulator, whose protein sequence is MTVSLDDNSPVPPYEQVRSSLARQISDRTLPVGTKLPTVRKLAADLGIAPNTIARAYRELEEAGLIETRGRAGSFVGASGDESKQRARQAAADYASITRKLGIGHAEALAIVAAALESQ, encoded by the coding sequence GTGACCGTCAGCCTGGACGACAACTCGCCGGTCCCGCCTTACGAGCAGGTCCGGTCCTCGCTCGCGCGGCAGATCAGCGACCGCACCCTGCCCGTCGGCACGAAACTGCCGACCGTGCGCAAGCTCGCGGCCGACCTCGGCATCGCGCCGAACACGATCGCGCGCGCCTACCGCGAACTCGAAGAAGCCGGGCTCATCGAGACGCGGGGACGGGCGGGCAGCTTCGTCGGCGCGTCCGGCGACGAGAGCAAGCAGCGCGCCCGGCAGGCCGCCGCCGACTATGCGAGCATCACCCGCAAGCTCGGGATCGGCCACGCCGAGGCGCTCGCCATCGTCGCCGCGGCGCTGGAAAGCCAGTGA
- a CDS encoding NUDIX hydrolase codes for MTLHQDAVSTLDKWRPTLPSQESLRQAFLGFLAAREDACARSCEPGHLTASAVVLDASGSHVLLTLHPRVGRWLQLGGHCEPEDVSLAAAALREAREESGMDGLVLDPVPVHLDVHPITCSLGIPTRHFDVRFAIRAPEGAKPVLSDESDDLQWWPVTGLPDGSDDLTELVHSAVTAG; via the coding sequence GTGACGCTGCACCAGGACGCGGTCTCCACTTTGGACAAGTGGCGGCCGACGCTGCCCAGCCAGGAGTCGCTGCGCCAAGCGTTCCTCGGTTTCCTGGCCGCGCGCGAGGACGCCTGCGCGCGGTCGTGCGAACCCGGCCACCTGACCGCGTCCGCGGTCGTGCTCGACGCGTCGGGCTCGCACGTGCTGCTCACCCTGCACCCGAGGGTCGGCCGCTGGCTGCAGCTCGGCGGCCATTGCGAGCCGGAGGACGTCTCGCTGGCCGCCGCGGCGCTGCGCGAGGCCCGCGAGGAGTCCGGAATGGACGGACTCGTGCTCGACCCGGTGCCGGTCCATCTCGACGTCCATCCGATCACCTGCTCGCTCGGCATACCGACGCGGCATTTCGACGTGCGCTTCGCGATCCGTGCCCCCGAGGGCGCAAAACCGGTCCTCAGTGACGAATCGGACGATTTGCAATGGTGGCCGGTCACCGGTTTGCCTGACGGATCAGACGATTTGACCGAACTGGTCCATTCGGCGGTCACCGCCGGTTAG
- a CDS encoding coenzyme F420-0:L-glutamate ligase: MPDHASPKLEILPVDGLPEFRPGDDLTGAIVTAARWLRSGDVVVVTSKVVSKIEGRLITVPADPEAKEAARRKLVDEEAVRVVAQFRQTKITENRLGIVQAASGVDNSNVAGGEVALLPSDPDASALALRNGLRERLGVEVAVIVTDTMGRAWRIGQTDAAIGASGLRVLHAYAGEIDGQGNELAVTEVAVADELAAAADLVKGKLGGTPVAVIRGLRLTDDGSNARKLIRPVEEDLFRLGTNEAIAQGRREAVPLRRSVRRFSDEPVDPEVLRRAVAAGLTAPAPHHTRPVRFVWLRSDDVRTKLLTAMRESWRADLVADGFTDEQVAKRLSRGDILFDAPEVVVPFLVPDGAHAYPDERRLACERTMFTVAGGAAVQGLLIALAAEGLGSCWIGSTIFAADLVRETLGLGEDWAPLGAVAIGHPAEAPEARPVRPAGEGLLEL; encoded by the coding sequence TTGCCTGATCACGCCTCGCCCAAGCTGGAGATCCTGCCGGTCGACGGGCTGCCGGAGTTCCGTCCCGGCGACGATCTGACCGGCGCCATCGTGACCGCCGCGCGCTGGCTGCGCTCCGGCGACGTCGTGGTCGTCACCTCGAAGGTGGTGTCCAAAATAGAGGGACGGCTGATCACCGTGCCCGCCGATCCCGAGGCCAAGGAGGCGGCGCGGCGCAAGCTCGTCGACGAGGAGGCCGTGCGCGTCGTCGCCCAGTTCCGGCAGACGAAGATCACCGAAAACCGGCTCGGCATCGTGCAGGCGGCGTCCGGCGTCGACAACTCCAACGTCGCGGGCGGTGAGGTCGCGCTGCTGCCGTCCGACCCCGACGCGTCCGCGCTCGCGCTGCGCAACGGCCTGCGCGAGCGGCTCGGCGTCGAGGTCGCGGTGATCGTCACGGACACCATGGGCCGGGCCTGGCGGATCGGGCAGACCGACGCGGCCATCGGCGCTTCCGGCCTGCGCGTGCTGCACGCCTACGCCGGTGAGATCGACGGCCAGGGCAACGAGCTGGCGGTGACCGAGGTCGCCGTCGCCGACGAGCTGGCCGCGGCCGCCGACCTGGTCAAGGGCAAGCTCGGCGGCACACCGGTCGCGGTGATCCGCGGCCTGCGGCTGACCGACGACGGCTCGAACGCGCGCAAGCTGATCAGGCCGGTCGAGGAGGACCTGTTCCGCCTCGGCACCAACGAAGCCATCGCGCAGGGCCGCCGCGAGGCCGTGCCGCTGCGGCGCTCGGTCCGGCGGTTCAGCGACGAGCCCGTCGACCCCGAGGTGCTGCGCCGCGCCGTCGCCGCCGGGCTGACCGCGCCCGCGCCGCACCACACCCGGCCGGTGCGGTTCGTGTGGCTGCGCAGCGACGATGTCCGCACGAAGCTGCTGACCGCGATGCGCGAGTCGTGGCGCGCGGACCTGGTCGCGGACGGGTTCACCGACGAGCAGGTCGCCAAGCGGCTCAGCCGGGGCGACATCCTGTTCGACGCGCCGGAGGTGGTGGTGCCGTTCCTGGTGCCGGACGGCGCGCACGCGTATCCGGACGAGCGCAGGCTCGCCTGCGAGCGGACGATGTTCACCGTCGCGGGCGGCGCCGCCGTGCAGGGCCTGCTGATCGCGCTGGCCGCCGAGGGACTCGGCTCGTGCTGGATCGGATCGACCATCTTCGCCGCCGACCTCGTACGCGAAACGCTGGGGCTGGGCGAGGACTGGGCCCCGCTGGGCGCGGTCGCGATCGGCCACCCGGCCGAGGCCCCCGAGGCCAGGCCCGTCCGCCCCGCCGGCGAAGGGCTGCTGGAACTGTGA
- the cofD gene encoding 2-phospho-L-lactate transferase has product MKVVVVVGGVGGARFLQGLKAAVPEAEITALVNTGDDVWMHGLRICPDLDTCMYTLGGGIDTARGWGHAGETWTVKEELAAYGAEPTWFGLGDKDIATHLIRSRMLRAGYPLSAVTEALCDRWQPGVRLLPMSDDRVETHVVIDDPENPEQQKAIHFQEWWVRYRAEPVAHSIVPVGAEEAKPGPGVLEAIAEADAVLFAPSNPVVSVGSVLAVPGVRDALRETKAGVVGISPIIGGKPLRGMADACMTAIGVETSAEAVGRHYGSREADGVLDGWLVAEGETVDVPGVEVRAVPLLMSDVDATAAMARTALTLAGVELA; this is encoded by the coding sequence GTGAAGGTTGTCGTAGTTGTAGGCGGGGTCGGCGGGGCCCGATTCCTGCAGGGTCTGAAGGCCGCCGTTCCCGAAGCCGAGATCACCGCGCTGGTCAACACCGGCGACGACGTGTGGATGCACGGCCTGCGGATCTGCCCTGACCTGGACACCTGCATGTACACCCTCGGCGGCGGTATCGACACCGCGCGCGGCTGGGGGCACGCGGGCGAAACCTGGACGGTCAAAGAGGAACTGGCGGCGTACGGCGCCGAGCCGACCTGGTTCGGGCTCGGCGACAAGGACATCGCGACGCACCTGATCCGCTCGCGGATGCTGCGTGCCGGTTATCCGCTGTCCGCGGTGACCGAAGCGCTCTGCGACCGCTGGCAGCCCGGTGTCCGGCTGCTGCCGATGTCCGACGACCGGGTCGAGACGCACGTCGTCATCGACGACCCCGAGAACCCCGAGCAGCAGAAGGCGATCCACTTCCAGGAGTGGTGGGTGCGCTACCGCGCCGAGCCGGTCGCGCATTCGATCGTGCCGGTCGGCGCCGAAGAGGCGAAGCCGGGGCCCGGGGTGCTCGAGGCGATCGCCGAAGCCGACGCGGTGCTGTTCGCGCCGTCGAATCCGGTGGTCTCGGTCGGCTCCGTGCTGGCCGTGCCCGGCGTGCGCGACGCGCTGCGCGAGACCAAGGCGGGCGTCGTCGGCATCTCCCCGATCATCGGCGGGAAACCGTTGCGCGGCATGGCCGACGCCTGCATGACGGCGATTGGCGTGGAGACCTCCGCCGAGGCCGTCGGCCGTCACTACGGTTCCCGCGAAGCGGACGGCGTGCTCGACGGCTGGCTGGTCGCCGAGGGCGAGACCGTCGACGTGCCGGGTGTCGAGGTGCGTGCCGTGCCGCTGCTGATGTCCGATGTGGACGCTACGGCCGCCATGGCGCGGACCGCGCTCACGCTCGCTGGAGTGGAACTTGCCTGA
- a CDS encoding GNAT family N-acetyltransferase has product MNPAETLEVACTAAWDPLISESLGEWRLRWAAGFTGRANSALAVGDPGVPISLALRQVCDFAHSRDIEPRVHAIKDSTTEEALAAHGWIPDIEYANGHEVTVLTGPPGAGDAALVLDEPAPAWWELTTGSAEPSPAQRHVLATGKTGFGMFGDFAAVRGAVTDDIVLVGRLAVRPSHRRQGHAVTLMNAIGAWGTRHGAARCVLQVSVTNSAALALYAGLGFTEHHRYRYWIPA; this is encoded by the coding sequence GTGAATCCCGCCGAAACGCTCGAAGTCGCCTGTACTGCCGCTTGGGACCCGCTGATCAGCGAATCTCTGGGCGAATGGCGGCTGCGCTGGGCCGCCGGGTTCACCGGACGGGCCAACAGCGCGCTCGCCGTCGGCGATCCCGGCGTGCCGATCTCGCTGGCACTGCGTCAGGTCTGTGACTTCGCCCACTCGCGCGACATCGAGCCCCGCGTGCACGCGATCAAGGACAGCACTACCGAAGAAGCACTGGCCGCGCACGGCTGGATACCGGACATCGAGTACGCGAACGGGCACGAGGTCACCGTCCTCACCGGGCCGCCGGGAGCCGGCGACGCCGCGCTCGTGCTGGACGAGCCGGCTCCCGCATGGTGGGAACTGACCACGGGTTCGGCCGAGCCGTCTCCCGCTCAGCGGCACGTGCTGGCCACGGGCAAGACGGGCTTCGGCATGTTCGGCGACTTCGCGGCCGTGCGCGGCGCGGTCACCGACGACATCGTGCTCGTCGGCAGGCTCGCGGTCCGGCCGTCGCACCGGCGCCAAGGCCATGCCGTCACGCTCATGAACGCGATCGGCGCGTGGGGAACGCGCCACGGCGCGGCCCGCTGTGTGCTGCAGGTCTCGGTGACGAACTCCGCCGCGCTCGCGCTCTACGCCGGGCTGGGCTTCACGGAGCACCATCGCTATCGGTATTGGATCCCGGCCTAG
- the fdxA gene encoding ferredoxin — MTYVIAEPCVDVFDKACIDECPVDCIYEGERMLYIHPDECVDCGACEPVCPVEAIYYEDDVPDQWADYTKANVDFFNELGSPGGASKVGKTAHDPAFVKALPPQGE, encoded by the coding sequence GTGACCTACGTGATCGCCGAGCCCTGCGTCGACGTGTTCGACAAGGCGTGCATCGACGAGTGCCCCGTCGACTGCATCTATGAGGGGGAGCGGATGCTCTACATCCACCCCGACGAGTGCGTCGACTGCGGTGCCTGCGAGCCGGTCTGCCCGGTCGAGGCCATCTACTACGAGGACGACGTCCCCGACCAGTGGGCCGACTACACCAAGGCGAACGTCGACTTCTTCAACGAGCTCGGCTCGCCCGGCGGCGCGTCCAAGGTCGGCAAGACCGCCCACGACCCCGCCTTCGTCAAGGCGCTGCCCCCGCAGGGCGAATGA